A part of Paenibacillus donghaensis genomic DNA contains:
- a CDS encoding NAD(P)/FAD-dependent oxidoreductase codes for MAVELELYDVTIVGGGPAGLYAAFYSGMRDMKTKLIEAKDELGGRMLIYPEKMIWDVGGVTPIRCEKLIQQLIEQAQTFEPTIVLSQQVTGLKRLEDGTMIVTSNTGESHHTRTLILALGYGVMKHAKLELEGADRYEVTNLHYTVTELEGYRGKHVLLSGGGDTAVDWAMELESIAASVTVVHRRERFGGHEKNVKYMMESSMNIHTPYAIAQLHGSGNAIEAVTIARVDAEGRLTEETKRLEVDIVIINHGLLGDFGPIVDWGLEMGKWDIPVDERMATNIPGIFVAGDTANYSSKLHLIAGAFTDAALAVNGAKLYMDPAASKMAYVSSHNARFNEKNKALHITEEDA; via the coding sequence ATGGCAGTTGAGTTGGAGTTGTATGATGTAACCATTGTTGGAGGTGGGCCAGCTGGATTGTATGCTGCATTCTATAGCGGGATGCGGGATATGAAGACGAAGCTCATTGAGGCGAAGGATGAACTGGGCGGCAGGATGTTGATCTATCCGGAGAAGATGATTTGGGATGTAGGAGGAGTGACACCGATTCGCTGTGAAAAGCTAATTCAGCAGTTGATCGAACAAGCCCAGACATTCGAGCCGACGATTGTACTGAGTCAGCAGGTTACCGGGCTCAAACGGCTTGAAGACGGGACTATGATTGTGACGTCGAATACCGGGGAAAGCCATCACACGCGTACGCTCATTCTTGCCTTGGGATATGGGGTGATGAAACACGCCAAATTGGAGCTGGAAGGAGCAGATCGTTATGAAGTGACGAATCTACACTATACGGTGACTGAATTGGAAGGCTATCGCGGCAAACATGTATTGCTTTCCGGTGGTGGAGATACAGCCGTTGACTGGGCTATGGAATTGGAATCGATTGCAGCCAGTGTTACGGTGGTACATCGCCGCGAGCGCTTCGGCGGACATGAGAAAAATGTGAAATATATGATGGAATCATCCATGAATATTCACACGCCATATGCTATAGCGCAATTACATGGCAGCGGCAATGCTATCGAAGCTGTTACGATTGCACGAGTGGATGCTGAGGGTCGTTTAACGGAGGAAACGAAACGGTTGGAAGTGGATATAGTAATCATCAATCATGGTTTGCTCGGTGACTTTGGCCCAATCGTCGATTGGGGATTGGAGATGGGGAAATGGGATATTCCGGTGGATGAAAGAATGGCGACGAATATACCTGGGATATTTGTAGCGGGAGATACAGCTAACTACTCAAGTAAGCTGCACCTAATTGCCGGAGCGTTCACTGATGCGGCATTGGCTGTCAATGGTGCGAAGCTGTATATGGACCCTGCAGCGTCAAAGATGGCGTATGTCTCCTCGCATAATGCCAGATTTAATGAGAAGAACAAGGCACTCCATATAACGGAAGAGGACGCATGA
- a CDS encoding ABC transporter substrate-binding protein, whose product MRTRKMVIVGMLLMVIMALTSCGQKNTDNIKGTEASAVEAKENAAEEPKNRTVKTVNGDVTIPVNPKRIVATYYVGELAALGIKPIGTVIRQLGDKNPNLASYTEGVVDIGDFPPNLEAIAALEPDLIIATDFDGIEYADFSKIAPTIIIPWVAEDVTTKLRTFATLFNKEQEAEKFIAESEAKVVEAREAIKGYVSEGETFSIIRFFGKSIRVYGGRDIGHSLYNSLQLTPSPLIKEAMDKDPNFTSTEDVSLEVISKYAADRIFVVVTDEDGDKYFDELQKLSVWTNLPAVKNNKVYKIPADKWFTYDPISINVTLDEAVRILKADGLK is encoded by the coding sequence ATGCGTACTAGAAAAATGGTTATCGTTGGCATGCTATTGATGGTTATTATGGCATTAACTTCTTGTGGTCAGAAGAATACAGATAATATCAAAGGAACAGAGGCGTCAGCCGTAGAAGCGAAGGAGAATGCAGCGGAGGAGCCAAAAAATCGAACTGTGAAGACAGTGAATGGGGACGTGACCATCCCAGTTAATCCAAAGCGAATCGTGGCAACTTATTATGTTGGCGAATTAGCAGCGCTTGGCATCAAGCCGATCGGTACTGTAATCCGCCAGCTGGGAGATAAGAATCCTAATCTGGCCTCATATACGGAAGGCGTGGTGGATATCGGTGATTTCCCGCCTAATCTGGAGGCTATTGCTGCTTTGGAGCCTGATTTAATCATTGCAACTGATTTTGATGGTATCGAATATGCGGATTTTTCCAAGATCGCCCCTACGATTATCATTCCATGGGTAGCTGAAGATGTTACAACTAAGCTGCGTACCTTTGCGACACTTTTCAATAAAGAACAAGAAGCTGAGAAATTTATCGCTGAATCAGAAGCAAAAGTTGTCGAAGCCAGAGAGGCAATCAAGGGTTATGTATCTGAGGGTGAGACCTTCTCAATCATTAGGTTCTTTGGTAAATCTATTAGAGTGTATGGGGGGCGCGATATTGGCCATTCCCTATATAACAGTTTGCAGTTGACGCCGTCACCGCTTATTAAAGAAGCTATGGACAAGGACCCGAACTTCACTAGTACGGAGGATGTCTCTTTGGAAGTGATCTCAAAATATGCGGCTGATCGTATATTTGTTGTAGTGACGGATGAAGATGGTGACAAGTACTTTGATGAATTGCAAAAATTATCCGTCTGGACGAACCTGCCAGCAGTCAAGAATAATAAAGTGTACAAAATTCCAGCCGACAAGTGGTTCACCTATGATCCTATTTCTATTAATGTAACGTTGGATGAAGCTGTTCGTATTCTGAAAGCGGACGGTCTGAAATAG
- a CDS encoding helix-turn-helix domain-containing protein gives MDRNNNRLYAFKSISRFSCSPIQLEQRLSTRFGWMLITIAGTGAVITDHQRYVMSSGGALLGQSGNLVLQAERYDEESNFFFIEFMAVPLPGFSDEDNLAKEESHGAKCKDAPYANELVTLSERLFSVINMNAESPQRSLTTHMLIQQMMLWWLNYDHEEHSQQRTTDQAVLSTMHYMEAHFTEMLTREQLAAIAGITSTYFSVLCKRLTGISPFDYLERLRVHRAAELLLQGRENKGDLAEVSRHSGFRDPWYMSKRFRKLQGMSPTVYRSRFIPERVASLEYPYTYHLIALGILPCAASFSNYNDVIQPTLHETIVELPSLMSIESQIQLLIKSKPQVILTYDMENVRERLRWVAPVVYIPWISMNWREHMRTIGRLFLREAEAVRCIEVLDRQAEDVRLQVYTRIAPGTRISVFKIENKRCYLYGIRDTGCIFYEFLGFSPHPHIQQRIAQDPNFHSMEISIQQMTEYAGEVNFVILFPDLSEQSDYLRMNEHWRQFEIAAKHSVIYLDYREWLHYDPINIAAQLQKITGLLAGLAQVR, from the coding sequence ATGGACAGAAATAACAATAGGTTATATGCATTTAAGTCAATTTCCCGATTTTCTTGCAGTCCCATTCAGTTGGAGCAACGGCTCAGCACTCGATTTGGATGGATGCTGATCACAATTGCAGGAACAGGAGCTGTTATTACCGATCATCAGCGCTATGTCATGTCATCCGGCGGTGCTTTGTTAGGGCAGTCAGGAAACCTTGTGCTGCAAGCGGAAAGATACGATGAAGAGAGCAACTTTTTTTTTATTGAGTTCATGGCTGTTCCACTTCCCGGGTTTTCAGATGAGGACAACCTGGCTAAGGAGGAATCTCATGGGGCCAAATGCAAGGACGCGCCATATGCTAATGAGTTAGTGACATTGTCAGAACGGTTGTTTTCGGTCATAAATATGAATGCTGAATCCCCGCAACGCAGTTTGACTACGCATATGCTCATACAACAGATGATGCTTTGGTGGCTGAACTATGATCATGAAGAGCATAGTCAACAACGAACAACAGATCAGGCAGTATTGTCAACTATGCATTACATGGAAGCTCATTTTACAGAAATGTTGACGAGAGAACAATTAGCCGCAATAGCAGGGATTACCAGTACTTATTTCTCTGTTCTCTGCAAGAGATTGACCGGAATAAGTCCTTTCGACTATCTGGAGCGGCTTCGTGTCCATCGTGCAGCCGAGCTGCTGCTGCAAGGAAGAGAGAACAAGGGGGATCTGGCTGAGGTATCACGTCATTCCGGCTTTCGCGATCCGTGGTATATGAGCAAACGATTTCGAAAGCTTCAGGGCATGAGCCCTACGGTTTATAGGAGCCGTTTCATTCCTGAACGTGTGGCTTCACTGGAGTATCCGTATACCTATCATTTGATAGCACTTGGCATCCTTCCATGTGCTGCAAGCTTCAGCAATTATAACGATGTAATCCAGCCAACCCTACACGAAACTATTGTAGAGCTTCCCTCTCTAATGTCTATTGAAAGTCAAATACAATTGCTCATTAAGAGTAAACCGCAAGTCATTCTCACTTACGATATGGAGAATGTCCGTGAAAGGCTTAGATGGGTCGCACCGGTTGTTTATATCCCTTGGATATCGATGAACTGGCGGGAGCATATGAGAACCATTGGTCGGTTGTTTCTTAGAGAAGCCGAAGCGGTCCGTTGTATAGAAGTATTAGACCGGCAGGCGGAGGATGTCCGGCTGCAAGTATACACAAGGATAGCACCTGGCACGAGGATTAGTGTGTTCAAAATCGAAAATAAACGCTGTTATCTGTATGGCATTAGAGATACCGGCTGCATCTTCTATGAATTTCTTGGGTTTTCCCCTCATCCTCATATCCAGCAGCGTATTGCTCAAGATCCGAATTTTCATAGTATGGAGATTTCGATACAGCAGATGACGGAATATGCAGGAGAAGTGAATTTTGTCATCCTGTTTCCTGATTTGAGCGAGCAAAGTGATTATCTGCGCATGAACGAACACTGGAGACAGTTCGAAATTGCGGCTAAGCATTCGGTGATCTATCTCGATTATCGTGAGTGGCTGCACTATGATCCGATCAATATTGCGGCTCAATTGCAGAAAATCACTGGTTTATTAGCCGGATTAGCGCAGGTTCGTTAA
- a CDS encoding InlB B-repeat-containing protein, translated as MAWGNMIGFNHIEIGDPVTETGSGVITFSNNGNNGGSIITDGQGGSTDLAGVHVLISPIDIDGNTPAGFFMNYHDEQDWDVPPIVTPDDLNNGTIYGISIKSSPVVKFSMSSLNFYDWGNWDGGTYSIQAYTDGLAVGSPVSFIGNMDLNYVNIDLSLNTSFYNIDEVRIYRAGDNWFGINNIAIGSPKGASTYTLSYAAGSNGTLTGNAAQTVNSGDSGTAVTAVADAGYHFVKWSDDVTTATRTDANVLANVDVTASFAVNTYKLNYAAGNNGSLTGNAAQTVNSGANGTAVTAVADAGYHFVKWSDDVTTATRTDANVLANVDVTASFAVNTYKLNYTAGNNGTLTGSVAQTVNSGANGTAVTAVPDAGYHFVKWSDDVLTATRTDINVLADVDVTASFAVNTYKLNYAAGSNGTLTGIAAQTVNSGASGTAVTAVADAGYHFVKWSDDVTTATRTDANVLANVDVTASFAVNTYKLSYAAGNNGSLTGNAAQTVNSGASGTAVTAVADAGYHFVKWSDDVSTATRTDANVLANVDVTASFAVNTYKLNYAAGSNGTLTGIATQTVNNGANGTAVTAVPDAGYHFVKWSDDVSTATRTDANVLANVDVTASFAVNTYKLNYAAGSNGTLTGSATQTVNSGASGTAVTAVADAGYHFVKWSDDVLTATRTDINVLANVDVTASFAVNTYKLNYAAGNNGSLTGNAAQTVNSGANGTAVTAVADAGYHFVKWSDDDTTATRMDANVLANVDVTASFAANTYTISFNSNGGLPVDSQNVTYSAFATEPKAPIKAGYTFAGWYVDSNLTTKFNFTTTAITSDVTLFAKWLINPPEAPVIQSATSGNSSVVVQWTNVPNATEYLIYQSTAAGSYGNPLTTVSGTLNNYEILNLKNGTPYYFVVKATNDGGDSILSNELSATPMTLATPPTNIIATAGNTQAIISFTGSADDGGSTVTAYEVSEASGKIMATGTTSPITITGLSNGTAYSFTVKAINNVGSSISSAISNTVTPTSPSSGGGSIQPVPSSIPTVIPETTGTATTAVEVLVNGKVENAGTATTTQVNSQSVTTIAVDQEKLDDRLALEGQGAVITIPVHSNSDVIIGELNGQMIKNLEQNQAVLELKTERATYTLPSLLINIDSISKQLGESIALQDIEIQILISKPTSGMLKIVENSAVASGYSIVIPPIDFSVQAIYGNTTIELSKFKAYVERTIEIPEGIDPDRITTGIVVESDGTVRHVPTKIVVIDRKYFAKVSSLTNSSYTIVWHPLEFKDVAQHWAKDAVNDMGSRMVINGIGDEQFNPDQDITRAEFAAIMVRGLGLKLENNLTTFTDVKVEEWYSSAIQTLYSYNLINGFEEGTFRPMDKITREQAMVIIAKAMTITDLKAKLAALDTVDILHPYTDAANVSSWASGSIADVLEAGIVSGRSNAELAPKAYITRAEVAAIVQRLLQKSGLI; from the coding sequence ATGGCATGGGGAAACATGATTGGATTTAACCATATAGAAATTGGTGATCCAGTTACGGAGACGGGTTCAGGAGTGATCACTTTTAGTAATAACGGCAATAATGGTGGATCGATAATTACAGATGGACAAGGTGGTTCGACTGATCTTGCTGGTGTACATGTACTTATCTCCCCCATAGATATTGACGGTAATACTCCAGCAGGGTTCTTTATGAACTATCATGATGAGCAAGACTGGGATGTTCCTCCAATAGTTACACCAGATGACCTCAACAACGGTACAATATATGGAATATCAATAAAAAGTTCGCCTGTTGTTAAGTTTTCTATGTCCTCATTAAATTTCTATGATTGGGGGAACTGGGATGGGGGGACCTATTCTATTCAAGCCTACACAGATGGACTTGCTGTAGGTTCACCTGTCAGTTTCATTGGGAATATGGACCTTAATTATGTGAATATAGATCTAAGCTTAAATACAAGCTTTTATAATATCGATGAGGTTCGTATTTATAGAGCAGGAGACAATTGGTTTGGTATTAATAATATAGCGATTGGCTCTCCAAAGGGGGCCTCAACCTATACGCTGAGCTATGCCGCTGGAAGCAACGGCACGCTCACGGGTAACGCCGCCCAGACCGTTAACAGCGGGGACAGCGGCACCGCCGTAACCGCCGTTGCGGATGCAGGCTATCACTTCGTGAAATGGAGTGATGATGTCACTACCGCAACGCGTACGGATGCCAATGTTCTGGCGAACGTGGACGTGACGGCAAGCTTTGCCGTCAACACCTACAAGCTAAACTACGCCGCCGGAAACAACGGCTCACTCACGGGCAACGCCGCCCAGACGGTTAACAGCGGGGCCAACGGTACCGCCGTAACCGCTGTTGCGGATGCTGGCTACCACTTCGTGAAATGGAGTGATGATGTCACTACCGCAACGCGCACGGATGCCAATGTTCTGGCGAACGTGGATGTGACCGCAAGTTTTGCAGTCAACACCTACAAGCTAAACTACACCGCCGGAAACAACGGGACGCTCACGGGCAGCGTTGCGCAGACGGTGAACAGCGGGGCCAACGGCACCGCTGTGACCGCTGTACCGGATGCTGGCTACCACTTCGTGAAATGGAGCGATGATGTCTTAACCGCTACTCGCACGGATATTAACGTTCTGGCGGACGTGGATGTGACGGCAAGCTTTGCCGTTAACACCTACAAGCTAAACTACGCCGCCGGAAGCAACGGCACGCTCACTGGCATCGCCGCGCAGACGGTGAACAGCGGAGCTAGTGGTACCGCCGTAACCGCTGTTGCGGATGCTGGCTACCACTTCGTGAAATGGAGCGATGATGTCACTACCGCAACGCGTACGGATGCCAATGTTCTAGCGAACGTGGACGTGACAGCAAGCTTTGCCGTCAACACCTACAAGCTTAGCTATGCCGCTGGAAACAACGGCTCACTCACGGGTAACGCCGCGCAGACGGTTAACAGCGGGGCCAGCGGCACCGCCGTGACCGCTGTGGCAGATGCAGGTTATCACTTCGTGAAATGGAGCGATGATGTCTCCACCGCAACACGTACGGATGCCAATGTTCTAGCGAACGTGGATGTGACGGCAAGCTTTGCCGTCAACACGTACAAGCTAAACTACGCCGCCGGAAGCAACGGCACACTCACCGGCATCGCCACTCAGACGGTGAACAACGGGGCCAACGGCACCGCTGTGACCGCTGTACCGGATGCTGGCTACCACTTCGTGAAATGGAGTGATGATGTCTCCACCGCAACACGTACGGATGCCAATGTTCTAGCGAACGTGGATGTGACGGCAAGCTTTGCCGTCAACACGTACAAGCTAAACTACGCGGCCGGAAGCAACGGCACACTCACCGGCAGCGCCACTCAGACGGTGAACAGCGGGGCCAGCGGCACCGCCGTAACCGCCGTTGCGGATGCAGGCTATCACTTCGTGAAATGGAGTGATGATGTCCTAACCGCTACTCGCACGGATATTAACGTTCTGGCGAACGTGGATGTGACAGCAAGCTTTGCCGTTAACACCTACAAGCTAAACTACGCCGCCGGAAACAACGGCTCACTCACGGGCAACGCCGCGCAGACGGTTAACAGCGGGGCCAACGGCACCGCAGTGACCGCAGTAGCCGATGCAGGTTATCACTTCGTGAAATGGAGCGATGATGATACCACCGCTACGCGTATGGATGCCAATGTTCTAGCGAACGTGGACGTGACGGCAAGCTTTGCCGCCAACACTTATACGATTAGTTTTAATAGCAATGGTGGTTTACCAGTGGATAGTCAAAACGTGACCTATAGCGCGTTTGCCACTGAACCGAAGGCTCCCATAAAGGCGGGATACACTTTTGCAGGGTGGTATGTAGACAGTAATCTGACAACGAAATTTAATTTTACGACTACTGCTATTACATCAGATGTGACCCTATTCGCAAAATGGCTAATAAACCCTCCAGAGGCACCAGTAATTCAATCAGCTACCTCGGGTAATTCAAGTGTTGTTGTTCAGTGGACAAATGTTCCAAACGCAACTGAATATCTGATTTATCAAAGTACAGCGGCTGGCTCATATGGTAATCCACTAACTACAGTGAGTGGTACCCTTAATAATTATGAGATATTGAATTTAAAGAACGGTACGCCATATTATTTCGTAGTAAAAGCTACTAATGACGGTGGGGACAGCATTCTTTCCAATGAATTAAGCGCAACTCCGATGACACTTGCCACTCCACCAACAAATATCATTGCAACAGCCGGGAACACTCAAGCCATTATTTCCTTTACAGGTTCTGCAGATGACGGAGGCAGCACTGTTACTGCTTATGAGGTTTCAGAAGCATCTGGCAAGATCATGGCTACTGGAACAACTAGCCCCATTACGATAACGGGTCTATCCAATGGTACGGCCTATTCGTTTACAGTGAAAGCGATCAATAACGTTGGTAGCAGTATCTCCTCAGCTATCTCCAATACAGTAACACCGACTTCACCGTCGAGTGGCGGAGGGAGCATTCAACCTGTACCATCTAGCATTCCGACAGTGATACCGGAGACAACTGGTACAGCAACCACAGCCGTTGAAGTTCTTGTGAATGGCAAGGTGGAGAACGCTGGAACGGCAACAACAACGCAAGTAAACAGCCAATCTGTAACAACTATAGCCGTTGACCAGGAAAAGCTGGATGACAGGTTAGCGCTGGAGGGGCAGGGTGCTGTGATTACTATTCCAGTTCATAGCAATTCCGATGTGATTATCGGCGAGCTTAATGGTCAAATGATCAAAAACTTGGAGCAAAATCAGGCCGTTCTAGAACTAAAGACAGAACGTGCAACCTATACTTTACCTTCCCTGCTGATTAATATTGATTCCATATCCAAGCAGCTTGGGGAGTCGATAGCGCTCCAGGATATTGAGATACAGATCCTAATTTCCAAACCGACATCGGGGATGCTCAAGATCGTTGAGAACTCCGCGGTCGCCTCAGGATATTCGATTGTTATTCCGCCAATTGACTTCTCTGTTCAAGCCATTTACGGAAATACAACAATTGAATTGTCCAAGTTCAAAGCCTACGTTGAACGCACTATTGAAATACCGGAGGGGATAGATCCAGACAGAATCACAACCGGAATTGTTGTGGAATCCGACGGAACTGTTCGTCATGTGCCAACGAAGATTGTAGTCATTGACAGGAAATATTTTGCAAAAGTGAGCAGTTTGACCAATAGCAGTTATACCATTGTATGGCATCCGCTGGAATTCAAGGATGTTGCACAGCACTGGGCAAAGGATGCCGTCAACGACATGGGTTCCCGGATGGTCATCAACGGCATAGGCGACGAACAATTTAATCCGGATCAGGATATTACACGGGCTGAGTTTGCAGCGATTATGGTTCGTGGATTGGGATTGAAGCTGGAGAATAACCTGACTACATTTACGGATGTGAAGGTAGAAGAGTGGTACAGCAGTGCTATTCAGACCCTATATTCGTACAATCTGATTAATGGGTTTGAAGAGGGTACCTTCCGTCCAATGGATAAGATTACTAGAGAGCAAGCGATGGTCATCATCGCCAAAGCGATGACAATTACCGATCTGAAGGCCAAGCTTGCGGCCTTAGATACAGTCGATATTCTTCATCCGTACACTGATGCAGCAAATGTATCCAGTTGGGCATCCGGCAGCATTGCCGATGTATTAGAGGCTGGCATCGTATCAGGAAGAAGCAATGCCGAGCTTGCACCGAAGGCTTATATTACACGAGCTGAAGTTGCAGCAATTGTGCAAAGACTGCTGCAAAAGTCTGGCCTAATTTAA
- a CDS encoding DUF1304 domain-containing protein, translated as MMILSTILVALVALEHVYILVLEMFMWTTPRAQKAFGTSKQFAQDTKSLAANQGLYNGFLAAGLLWGLLHPNDTTGFQLQLFFLICVGVAAIYGGLTSKKSILLVQGFPAFVAILAVLLANL; from the coding sequence ATGATGATTTTGAGTACGATACTCGTAGCGTTGGTTGCGCTTGAGCATGTATATATTTTAGTTTTGGAAATGTTTATGTGGACTACCCCGAGAGCACAGAAGGCGTTCGGGACCAGCAAGCAATTTGCGCAGGATACGAAATCGCTCGCTGCCAACCAAGGGTTGTATAATGGCTTCCTGGCCGCTGGTTTATTGTGGGGCTTGCTCCATCCGAACGACACGACCGGGTTTCAGCTTCAGTTGTTTTTTCTAATCTGTGTCGGTGTTGCAGCGATTTATGGCGGCCTCACATCCAAGAAATCGATTTTATTGGTTCAGGGCTTCCCAGCCTTTGTAGCTATTCTGGCCGTTCTCTTGGCGAATCTGTAG
- a CDS encoding Lrp/AsnC family transcriptional regulator: MDDIDKKIMALLQYNARMSISQISKEVSMSQPSVKERIIKLEEKNIISGYNTVFNLRDLNRGTTTFILLKTEHCQEITDFCKNAMEVTDLFRISGEYNYLIKVQTASIEELAEFQDCLIKFGPSKSHISLKNILENRVLL, encoded by the coding sequence ATGGATGATATTGATAAAAAGATCATGGCATTACTTCAGTACAACGCACGAATGTCCATTTCTCAAATCAGCAAAGAGGTTTCAATGTCGCAACCATCCGTTAAAGAAAGAATTATCAAGTTGGAAGAAAAAAACATCATTTCTGGGTATAACACAGTTTTTAATTTGCGGGATCTGAATCGAGGCACGACCACATTCATTCTTTTAAAAACAGAACATTGCCAGGAAATCACTGATTTTTGTAAAAATGCTATGGAAGTAACTGATTTATTTCGCATAAGTGGAGAATACAATTATCTCATTAAGGTACAAACCGCATCTATTGAGGAACTTGCCGAATTTCAAGATTGCCTTATAAAGTTCGGACCTTCAAAGTCTCATATCAGTCTAAAAAACATATTGGAAAATAGGGTTTTGCTCTAA
- a CDS encoding VOC family protein has protein sequence MSVKGLSHVAIQARDYNATITFYIEVLGFKLGHHWSLPLFQIKEASMLISPDQRTCIEIFDNDAVIPAQGKKALSEEDIAHGALLHLAFYVDNVDEIFQKALAHGAKTFIAPDYLSLGEPPLLIKNAVIHSPNGEIIEFIEDVDFDMSTRTPAN, from the coding sequence ATGAGCGTAAAAGGCCTATCACATGTAGCAATCCAAGCCAGAGACTATAATGCAACTATTACATTCTATATTGAAGTTCTAGGGTTCAAGTTAGGTCATCATTGGAGTTTGCCACTCTTTCAAATTAAAGAAGCTTCTATGCTGATTTCACCTGACCAAAGAACCTGCATTGAGATCTTTGATAACGATGCAGTTATTCCCGCTCAAGGAAAGAAAGCATTATCTGAAGAAGATATAGCTCATGGAGCGTTATTACATCTCGCCTTCTATGTGGATAATGTAGATGAAATATTTCAGAAAGCCCTTGCTCATGGAGCAAAGACTTTTATAGCACCCGATTACCTTTCTCTTGGCGAACCGCCTCTTCTAATAAAGAACGCGGTCATTCACAGCCCCAATGGAGAAATTATCGAATTTATTGAAGATGTTGATTTTGATATGTCTACCAGAACCCCTGCAAATTAA
- a CDS encoding GNAT family N-acetyltransferase, whose protein sequence is MAELAYWMGKPYWRSGYCTEAAARVVQFAFDELELNRVFAAAMTRNPASYKVMEKLGMKYEGILRNHIRKGETYKDLTYYGLLRNGEK, encoded by the coding sequence ATGGCAGAGCTGGCTTATTGGATGGGTAAACCCTATTGGAGAAGCGGCTATTGCACAGAAGCGGCTGCACGGGTCGTGCAGTTTGCATTTGACGAGCTAGAGTTAAATCGGGTATTTGCCGCAGCTATGACGCGAAACCCTGCTTCGTATAAAGTAATGGAGAAACTCGGAATGAAATATGAAGGGATCTTGCGCAATCATATTCGAAAGGGAGAAACTTATAAGGATTTGACTTACTATGGGCTTCTCCGAAATGGGGAGAAATGA
- a CDS encoding copper amine oxidase N-terminal domain-containing protein, whose amino-acid sequence MNKHLKTGVIGWLTASLLIAGSALTTGTASAAPSAIEVRMNNLFVDTDVAPYITNGTTMVPLQVAQKIPGISVQWNNSSKTVTITRDGETITLVAGQKTAKVGNKAVKLETASTLKQGRVMVPLRFIAESTQAYVLWNPKQRIVFVAKPSEEVKEQFASSSLAKARTAALKFPVVSSLESFEVINETQGQQYYFPEGRADQFFLSGGNGITYYEIVGNHSEAKWTATTNSVKASSGLFFLPQKITNQDGELPKITKRVVFYNFMGPIGEATYGFIEPNGEVTTLGQQDMKLHQFFDIPEEVKS is encoded by the coding sequence GTGAACAAGCATTTGAAAACGGGCGTCATCGGATGGCTCACCGCTTCCCTGCTGATCGCGGGAAGCGCACTGACTACAGGAACAGCTTCGGCGGCTCCTTCAGCTATTGAAGTTAGGATGAATAACCTTTTCGTGGACACGGATGTGGCCCCGTATATTACCAATGGAACAACCATGGTTCCCTTGCAGGTGGCCCAAAAAATACCCGGCATCTCGGTACAATGGAATAACTCGTCCAAAACCGTCACCATTACCCGGGACGGCGAAACCATCACCTTAGTCGCTGGTCAAAAAACGGCGAAGGTAGGAAATAAAGCAGTGAAATTGGAGACGGCCTCGACCCTAAAGCAAGGGCGTGTCATGGTTCCCCTGCGCTTTATCGCAGAATCCACCCAGGCGTATGTCCTGTGGAATCCCAAGCAACGGATCGTATTCGTCGCCAAGCCCAGCGAAGAGGTAAAGGAACAATTTGCATCGTCCAGTCTGGCCAAAGCCCGAACCGCAGCGCTGAAATTTCCAGTGGTTAGCTCGTTGGAATCCTTTGAGGTTATAAACGAGACTCAAGGTCAACAATACTACTTTCCTGAAGGAAGAGCGGACCAGTTTTTCTTGTCTGGAGGGAACGGCATTACGTATTACGAAATTGTGGGAAACCACAGCGAAGCAAAATGGACGGCCACCACCAATTCAGTTAAAGCCTCAAGCGGCTTGTTCTTCCTTCCGCAAAAAATTACCAACCAGGACGGAGAACTTCCCAAAATAACAAAGCGCGTGGTCTTTTACAACTTTATGGGACCCATCGGGGAAGCTACTTACGGGTTTATCGAACCTAACGGAGAAGTCACCACCCTGGGGCAACAGGACATGAAGTTACATCAGTTTTTTGACATTCCGGAAGAAGTAAAATCATAA